The following proteins are co-located in the Candidatus Woesearchaeota archaeon genome:
- a CDS encoding 30S ribosomal protein S19e has translation MTTIYDVPPNDLIGKAAEELKKIDAIQPPDWASFVKTGHFKDRPPAQDDWWYMRAAAVLRYIYTRKRPIGVAKLRTKYGGKKNRGHKPEHQYKGSGSILRKVLQQLTAAGFIEMKSKDSHKGRVLTPKGISFLDKIASDLYKSLGFNTKKPAEKEEKAEKPKHEAKPEPRPKQVEEKAAEGSESSEDKAAPEKTGKTEGSPAPSQ, from the coding sequence ATGACTACAATTTATGATGTCCCGCCGAACGATCTTATAGGGAAGGCAGCTGAAGAGCTCAAGAAGATTGATGCTATCCAGCCTCCGGACTGGGCCTCATTTGTCAAGACCGGCCATTTCAAGGACAGGCCTCCGGCCCAGGATGACTGGTGGTATATGAGGGCAGCTGCTGTGCTGAGATATATCTACACAAGAAAGAGGCCTATCGGTGTTGCGAAGCTCAGGACAAAGTATGGTGGCAAGAAGAACAGGGGCCATAAGCCGGAGCATCAGTATAAAGGGAGCGGCTCTATCCTTAGAAAGGTTCTCCAGCAGCTCACAGCTGCAGGTTTTATTGAGATGAAGAGCAAGGACAGTCATAAGGGCAGGGTCCTTACACCAAAGGGGATCTCATTCCTCGACAAGATTGCATCAGACTTATACAAATCACTCGGTTTCAATACAAAGAAGCCGGCAGAGAAAGAAGAGAAGGCTGAGAAGCCGAAACATGAGGCAAAGCCTGAACCGAGACCTAAGCAGGTTGAGGAGAAGGCAGCTGAAGGATCTGAAAGCTCTGAAGACAAGGCTGCCCCGGAGAAGACAGGAAAGACAGAAGGATCTCCGGCTCCCTCCCAGTGA
- a CDS encoding orotidine 5'-phosphate decarboxylase, giving the protein MSIIKYQKSIIPACDVATLEELRDLVKATHDVPGVGGYKIGFELGLPFSIPKVVETIREFTDLPIIYDHQKAGTDIPATGKKFADAVRGVDAVIFFPQAGPVTLEAWIKAAQEAGLGVIVGGEMTHKGYLETEGGYLRAGAPEEIYKLAASLGVKDFVVPGNRPERIGIYKKLLVGMGVEPVFYSPGLITQGGDIAEGAKAAGRFWHAIIGSGIYEKGTVEAMKEATRSYASQLK; this is encoded by the coding sequence ATGAGCATCATAAAATATCAAAAAAGCATAATCCCTGCATGCGATGTAGCGACACTGGAAGAACTCAGAGACTTGGTGAAAGCCACACATGATGTTCCAGGTGTCGGAGGCTATAAGATAGGATTTGAATTAGGATTGCCATTCAGCATACCAAAAGTCGTTGAGACGATAAGGGAGTTCACTGATCTGCCGATAATATATGATCATCAGAAAGCAGGCACAGACATCCCGGCAACAGGAAAGAAATTCGCGGATGCAGTAAGAGGTGTAGATGCTGTCATATTCTTTCCCCAGGCAGGACCTGTAACACTTGAAGCCTGGATCAAAGCAGCTCAGGAAGCAGGACTGGGCGTGATTGTCGGCGGTGAGATGACACACAAAGGATATCTCGAGACAGAAGGAGGCTATCTGAGAGCAGGTGCACCGGAAGAGATATACAAGCTGGCGGCATCACTCGGTGTCAAGGATTTTGTTGTCCCAGGCAACAGGCCTGAGAGGATCGGGATATACAAGAAATTGTTGGTTGGCATGGGTGTTGAGCCTGTATTCTATTCACCCGGATTGATCACACAAGGTGGCGACATTGCAGAAGGGGCAAAAGCAGCAGGCAGGTTCTGGCATGCAATCATAGGGTCAGGGATCTATGAGAAAGGCACAGTCGAGGCCATGAAAGAGGCGACCAGATCATATGCAAGCCAGCTGAAGTGA
- a CDS encoding DMT family transporter, with the protein MQIGIIFGIVSLLGWGFLDYLVAVAVRKHDRINLFFWHTIVVVVLLSIISVVTVQDMILSWKILALTIIMGVLGTVGTLGYYRAFQEGKLTLMSALVNAWPLLTIILAILFLGDHITRFQGYLIIALIVGSVLTSIEFHRFKYKGLTAGLKHVIIPFFAWAFYFMVFDIFTAQIGWMLAILYTHIFILISTMIYGRLTKMDFRFHKSTTRYVLSIAVLEVVAFICYGLGITYGFTALIAPIIAAVPIVTAILARLLLKERIYLNQKAGIIIVVACLILLAL; encoded by the coding sequence GTGCAGATAGGAATAATATTCGGCATAGTGTCCCTGCTTGGATGGGGTTTCCTGGATTATTTAGTGGCAGTTGCAGTAAGAAAGCATGACAGGATCAACCTATTCTTCTGGCATACAATAGTCGTCGTGGTGCTCTTGAGCATCATATCAGTTGTCACGGTACAAGATATGATCCTATCATGGAAGATACTGGCTCTAACAATCATCATGGGTGTCTTAGGTACAGTCGGAACTTTAGGTTATTATAGGGCTTTCCAGGAAGGGAAACTGACCTTGATGAGCGCTCTAGTCAATGCTTGGCCACTGCTTACGATAATCCTGGCAATATTATTTCTCGGTGATCATATCACGAGATTCCAGGGATATCTGATTATTGCCCTCATTGTCGGATCTGTGCTCACATCAATAGAGTTCCACAGGTTCAAGTATAAGGGATTGACAGCTGGCCTCAAGCATGTGATCATCCCCTTCTTTGCATGGGCATTCTATTTCATGGTGTTTGACATATTCACTGCACAGATCGGATGGATGCTTGCCATATTATACACCCATATATTCATATTAATCAGCACAATGATCTATGGACGATTGACAAAGATGGATTTCAGGTTCCATAAGAGCACGACAAGATATGTCCTCAGCATAGCTGTTTTGGAGGTGGTTGCATTCATATGCTATGGGTTGGGCATCACTTATGGATTCACAGCCTTGATAGCCCCCATAATCGCAGCAGTCCCTATAGTGACCGCTATACTGGCAAGGTTATTATTGAAAGAGAGGATATACCTGAACCAGAAGGCCGGGATAATCATTGTTGTCGCATGTTTAATATTATTAGCGCTGTAG
- the pyrB gene encoding aspartate carbamoyltransferase — MRRSNFRDKDIISINDLSKDEIIHVLETAKKIEQMSDRKKSSLLQGKILATLFYEPSTRTRLSFQSAMKKLGGQVLGFADPQKGSFAKGETVYDTIKMMEAYSDVIVIRHFWDGAARVAAEATHKPVINAGDGKNQHPTQTLLDLYTIKKTQGKIGKLHVAMVGDLKYGRTVHSLASALSIFDATLYFAAPESLQMPDYVISELEEKGIKFTLHEKIEEIIDKVDVLYMTRIQKERFPDETEYEKVKNVYELGKSMLKRVKPNLKIMHPLPRVTEINKDVDDTRYAHYFQQAANGIPVRQALLCLTLGVIR; from the coding sequence ATGAGAAGATCCAATTTCAGGGACAAAGACATAATTTCTATCAATGACCTGTCAAAAGATGAGATAATCCATGTTCTCGAGACAGCGAAAAAAATCGAGCAGATGAGCGACAGGAAAAAGAGCAGCCTTCTCCAGGGAAAGATCCTGGCCACATTATTCTATGAGCCGAGCACAAGGACAAGGCTGAGCTTCCAGTCTGCAATGAAGAAGCTTGGCGGCCAGGTGCTGGGCTTTGCCGATCCACAGAAAGGAAGCTTTGCAAAAGGCGAGACTGTTTATGACACCATCAAGATGATGGAAGCATACAGCGACGTCATAGTGATAAGGCATTTCTGGGACGGAGCTGCGAGGGTTGCAGCAGAAGCGACACACAAGCCGGTCATAAATGCCGGGGACGGAAAGAACCAGCACCCGACCCAGACGCTCCTCGACCTCTACACGATAAAGAAGACACAGGGCAAGATAGGAAAGCTCCATGTCGCGATGGTCGGAGACCTGAAATATGGCAGGACAGTCCATTCACTCGCCTCTGCACTGAGCATCTTCGACGCCACACTCTATTTTGCAGCGCCTGAATCCCTCCAGATGCCTGATTATGTCATATCAGAACTTGAAGAGAAGGGCATCAAATTCACACTGCATGAAAAGATAGAGGAAATCATCGATAAAGTGGATGTGCTCTACATGACAAGGATACAGAAAGAGAGGTTCCCTGATGAGACAGAGTATGAAAAGGTCAAGAATGTATATGAGCTGGGCAAGTCCATGCTGAAAAGGGTCAAACCCAACCTTAAGATAATGCACCCTCTCCCCCGCGTCACAGAGATAAATAAGGATGTGGATGACACAAGATATGCCCACTACTTCCAGCAGGCTGCAAACGGAATACCTGTCAGACAGGCATTGCTATGCTTAACATTGGGAGTGATAAGATGA
- a CDS encoding aspartate carbamoyltransferase regulatory subunit — protein MKQITVKALDNGTVIDHIPADEIFKVVEILNLKEEFMVLGTNFSSKKMGRKGIIKIADKELNENELNKLALVTPNATINVIKDGEVKEKKQVKLPEKVENLVQCGNAGCITRFENVSTKFHVVAKNPVTLKCHFCEKTFMRNELVLR, from the coding sequence ATGAAACAGATAACAGTGAAGGCATTGGACAATGGGACTGTCATAGACCACATACCCGCTGATGAGATATTCAAAGTGGTTGAGATACTGAACCTCAAAGAGGAGTTCATGGTGCTCGGAACAAACTTCTCAAGCAAGAAGATGGGAAGGAAAGGGATAATCAAGATCGCTGACAAGGAATTGAATGAGAATGAGCTTAACAAGCTTGCATTGGTCACGCCGAATGCCACCATCAATGTCATCAAAGACGGCGAAGTGAAAGAGAAAAAACAGGTGAAGCTGCCAGAGAAGGTCGAAAACCTTGTCCAATGCGGCAATGCAGGATGCATAACAAGATTCGAGAATGTCAGCACAAAGTTCCATGTTGTCGCAAAGAATCCTGTGACCCTCAAATGCCATTTCTGCGAGAAGACCTTCATGCGCAACGAGCTGGTCCTAAGATAA
- a CDS encoding methyltransferase, giving the protein MTVYEPREDSFLLQKHVKKLARGHALDMGTGTGIQALSVYDKVKGVVALDINPEAVDLVRKSIEKGGIKNMLAYESDLFEGLEKNQDQIIETLRMKEMRFDTIIFNPPYLPSDEYEDEDTASYTSGGKQGHELLERFLENATKYLKQDGIILIVFSSMTDKAMVNRTLKKNHLIFEQLDNEKLFFEELYVYKIWCG; this is encoded by the coding sequence ATGACAGTCTATGAGCCAAGAGAGGACAGCTTCCTGCTCCAGAAGCATGTGAAGAAGCTGGCAAGAGGCCATGCGCTTGATATGGGGACAGGCACAGGGATACAGGCCCTTTCTGTTTATGACAAGGTCAAAGGGGTTGTCGCTCTTGACATAAATCCAGAAGCAGTTGATCTTGTCAGGAAGTCGATAGAGAAAGGCGGGATAAAGAACATGCTTGCATATGAGTCAGACCTGTTCGAAGGGCTCGAGAAAAACCAGGATCAGATAATCGAAACGCTGAGAATGAAGGAGATGAGATTTGACACAATCATCTTCAACCCTCCCTACCTGCCATCTGATGAATATGAAGATGAGGACACTGCCTCATACACCTCTGGAGGCAAGCAAGGGCATGAGTTGCTGGAGAGATTCCTTGAGAATGCCACAAAATACCTGAAACAGGATGGCATAATATTAATCGTCTTCAGCTCGATGACAGACAAGGCGATGGTGAACAGGACACTGAAAAAGAATCATCTCATCTTCGAACAGCTTGACAATGAGAAGCTCTTCTTTGAGGAGCTTTATGTATACAAGATATGGTGTGGATGA